A region of Ferruginibacter albus DNA encodes the following proteins:
- the hpt gene encoding hypoxanthine phosphoribosyltransferase codes for MQVHDKKFKPYISAAEVNERIKLLAEKLNADYKGKKPLFIAILNGSFMFAAELFKSIHIEAEISFIKLASYKGTKSTGNVITSIGLDEPLKGRHVIILEDIVDTGKTLSQFLPQLHDQQPASLKIASLLFKPDALQHSLTIDYHGFTVPNKFLLGFGLDYDGLGRNTADIYQLDE; via the coding sequence ATGCAGGTACACGATAAAAAATTTAAACCATATATAAGCGCTGCAGAAGTAAACGAGCGTATTAAATTATTAGCTGAAAAATTAAATGCTGATTATAAAGGTAAAAAACCTTTATTCATTGCCATATTGAACGGCTCATTCATGTTTGCGGCAGAGCTGTTTAAAAGTATCCATATAGAAGCGGAAATTTCTTTTATAAAGCTGGCATCCTATAAAGGAACAAAATCAACCGGAAATGTAATTACTTCAATTGGGCTGGATGAACCATTAAAAGGACGACATGTAATTATTTTAGAAGATATAGTGGATACAGGAAAAACATTATCGCAATTTTTACCACAGTTACACGATCAGCAGCCGGCATCTTTAAAAATAGCTTCTTTATTATTTAAGCCGGATGCATTGCAGCATTCATTAACGATCGACTATCATGGGTTTACTGTTCCGAATAAATTTTTATTAGGCTTTGGTTTGGATTATGATGGGCTTGGAAGAAATACCGCAGATATTTATCAGCTGGATGAATAA
- a CDS encoding vWA domain-containing protein: MKKLLLYIFFILFSGNLCAQYYFTGEIKNTNGELLQNVKILIRSTRMLYYGGNDGSYGITSKTATDSATFSLDGYETKIIQLKNAAFQSLVLRSFSAKLTRSTPHLNSITTDISKAKRFIIYPEDDSYFSFIENQTANAKQYPNTAFSLNIDKASYSNIHRFLNFKTEVPPDAVHIEELLNYFGLHYREPDNNEPFKIESFITDCPWNLKNKLLYLAINAKKIELTKVPPCNLIFLLDASGSMDMPNKLPLIKAAFQLLVKNLRPEDTVSIIIYGGSVETILPPTSGSEKQKLIQAIEQITPNGDTPGEAAIRAAYKAAEKTFNKKANNKIILATDGDFNVAQTTEEELEKLVEKESKAEIYLSCIGVGNGNLKDSSLHVLAKKGSGNYAYLDNINDAEKMLLKEMTQTIFAVANNASVNVEFNTEVIQQYRLIGFDNKKDLLPDSTLTLPGGEIGSGSNVLATFEITPASSLDSINKTFQQKVADVYLKYNLPGEAATKQSRYICLNDYTPLKNIDKDIRFATAVNWFGLKLRTSKFIGVTGWTDIENLALTSVNADDYLQKEFLTLVGIAKKVYAKKKKYSSD; the protein is encoded by the coding sequence TTGAAAAAACTACTCCTATATATATTCTTCATTCTTTTTTCCGGAAACCTATGTGCCCAGTATTACTTTACGGGAGAAATAAAAAATACTAACGGAGAATTATTGCAAAATGTAAAAATCCTGATACGCTCCACCCGCATGCTGTATTATGGTGGTAACGACGGTAGTTACGGCATTACTTCTAAAACAGCTACCGATTCTGCTACATTTAGTTTAGATGGTTATGAAACGAAGATCATACAATTAAAGAATGCTGCTTTTCAGTCTTTGGTGCTCAGATCTTTTTCTGCGAAGCTAACCCGTAGTACGCCGCATCTTAATTCCATAACAACAGATATCAGCAAGGCAAAGCGTTTTATCATATATCCTGAAGATGATTCTTATTTTTCTTTTATAGAGAATCAAACTGCAAATGCAAAACAATATCCCAACACTGCTTTTTCATTAAATATCGATAAAGCATCTTACAGTAATATACATCGGTTCTTGAATTTTAAAACAGAAGTACCGCCAGATGCTGTTCATATAGAAGAGTTGCTGAATTATTTTGGCTTGCATTACCGCGAGCCTGATAATAATGAGCCATTCAAGATAGAGTCTTTTATAACGGATTGTCCATGGAATTTAAAAAACAAGTTGCTATACCTTGCTATTAATGCAAAAAAAATTGAGCTGACCAAAGTACCTCCGTGCAATTTGATCTTTTTGCTGGATGCTTCTGGAAGCATGGATATGCCGAACAAACTGCCTTTGATAAAAGCTGCATTTCAATTGTTGGTTAAAAATCTAAGACCGGAAGACACCGTTTCAATAATAATATACGGTGGTTCTGTTGAAACAATATTGCCTCCTACCAGCGGATCAGAAAAACAAAAGTTGATACAGGCGATAGAGCAAATAACGCCTAATGGCGATACGCCCGGCGAAGCCGCCATTCGTGCAGCTTATAAGGCAGCAGAAAAAACATTTAATAAAAAGGCTAATAATAAAATTATTTTAGCAACAGATGGAGATTTTAATGTAGCGCAAACAACTGAAGAGGAACTGGAAAAATTAGTAGAGAAAGAAAGCAAAGCAGAAATTTATCTTAGCTGTATCGGTGTTGGTAATGGAAATTTAAAAGATTCAAGTCTGCACGTTCTGGCAAAAAAAGGAAGTGGTAATTATGCTTATTTGGATAATATCAATGATGCAGAGAAAATGCTGTTAAAGGAAATGACACAAACCATCTTTGCAGTAGCTAATAATGCTTCTGTAAATGTGGAATTTAACACCGAGGTGATACAGCAGTATCGTTTGATCGGGTTCGATAATAAAAAAGATCTGTTACCTGATAGTACTCTTACATTGCCAGGCGGCGAAATAGGAAGTGGCAGCAATGTATTAGCAACATTTGAAATTACTCCTGCCTCTTCCCTGGATTCAATCAATAAAACATTTCAACAAAAAGTAGCAGATGTTTATTTGAAGTACAATTTGCCTGGCGAAGCTGCAACAAAGCAATCCAGGTATATCTGCTTAAATGATTATACTCCTCTTAAGAATATTGATAAAGACATACGTTTTGCAACTGCAGTAAACTGGTTTGGTTTAAAACTGCGCACATCTAAATTTATTGGTGTTACGGGTTGGACCGATATAGAAAATCTTGCCCTCACTTCCGTGAATGCCGACGATTACCTGCAAAAGGAATTTCTTACCCTGGTAGGCATTGCTAAAAAAGTGTATGCTAAAAAGAAAAAGTACAGCAGTGATTAA
- a CDS encoding alpha-2-macroglobulin family protein, translated as MITKRILLAVLLLTATHTIIAQQKDYAANWKKVDQLEKKGLTKSALQEVQKIYALAVKENNDVQQVKACIYQANYKTALQEGSAQSNIFYFDTLVSKAKVPAKNILQSIQAQLYWQFLQNNRYKFYNRTQLQTENSKDITTWSIEKLSATIATLYKQSLTNETILKKININTYDAIVVKGQNTLKLRPSLYDFLAFRALDYFNNDERSVTKPAYEFTIDDEAYFKPAIEFTGSHFQTKDSSSLYFNAILLLQDILKFHLSDASPSALIDADILRLNFVHDKAVMENKDELFEGALRSIETKYPNDSVTAQAMYLRAALYYQHGQKFEPLTNTKDQYEIKRAKELCETIVQKFPKSEGGINAKNLLSSITEPSLKLTSEQVNIPSQPFRNLVSYKNINTLYVRIIKTSREEIKKLDRNDAKKYWTNITKLKPIKEWNIALPNLQDYQQHSTEIKADGLEDGVYFILASQQPDFSLTKNVLSKQVVYVSNISFIHTDNDYYILNRDSGEPLSNAQVQVWESKYNYTTYQYDQTKAEKYTTDKNGHFKLRNSKDYRNILLQIIAGNDELFLDNEMNSNSVYNSYAKETAKPFGFLFTDRSIYRPGQTVYFKSIFASTDSVTKKTSTVQGFNTTILLMDANFQKAASLSVTTNEFGSCNGKFVLPQGLLTGQFSIRDSITGSNVYFNVEEYKRPKFSVDIPKPKATYRLNDSITVTGTAKAYAGNNIDGAKVSYRVVRRVQYPIWWDYGFSFRKTIYNNSDEMEITNGETTTDEKGEFTVHFKAIPDKSVDKKDEPIFYYDVTADITDNNGETRSGNTSVGVSYQTLQLNINVADKIALDSFKQATIKSTNINDIEENAAVSFTIEKLRSPGKIFRERYWNEPDQFVMSKDEYYGYFPYDIYKNENEIKNYDVQNKVYGITDSTNRKLIIDNKQFSTGYYKLTATTKDKYGEDVKTIKYIQLTSINTSTENSIEINNDKPTAEPGDKVNYSVNTGFDKIWTIQYACKMNRDTLITYPIIGQNKPLQFTIPITENDRGGIGLSIAFVKHNRVYSSVNNLSIPWSNKDLNISFNTFRDKLLPGANEKWSVKISGNKNEKVAAEMLTAMYDASLDQFNLHSWYKPNVWPSLYFIINWSKDGFNDAESQDYNTYSYISYDYPKSYDYMFGFEDAPLKSVPYFYFNSSKFQYKGDYSADESVAERPTGNFTNALLKGRVSGVNMKSPKPKFDDADGDGIVDQLDKTISQSKQINTTNPDNIQIRKNFNETAFFFPDLKTDAQGNVEFSFTIPEALTQWKLMTLAHTKDMASGYIERTLVTQKQLMIQPNAPRFLREGDKIEFSAKVVNLSDSIITGNAQLELIDATTDQPVDISFANKTTLQDFTVPAGQSIAVKFPITIPVNFNSALTYRVVAKANKVSDGEENTIPVLTNRTLVTESLPLNLRNTNKKDFKFEKLLNSGSSKTLTNQSLTIEFTSNPVWYAVQALPYLMEYPYECAEQTFNRYYANTLASYVSNSTPKIKAVFEKWKTIDTAALQSNLEKNEELKSALLQETPWVLDAQNEDQQKKNIALLFDMVKMSSETQKAIDKLKELQSSNGGFVWFKDGPDDRYITQYIVAGIGHLKKLNAVQLSQNKDLSVIILKAIPYLDKKIKEDYDNLIKSKVRLSNNNLSSIAIDYLYMRSFFPEYKIAAASQIAYNYYKSQAQKYWLNNSKYTQAMIALSLNRANDNITSKAIIKSLKENSITNEEMGMYWKEWNTGGYYWYQAPIESQALMIEAFTEIDKTQVTIDDLKTWLLKQKQTQNWKTTKATSEACYALLLTGSKWLNEEKTVTIHLGDTTIQTDPKNTEAGTGYFKTKITGNIIKPEMGNISVAVSPASSTSSGAWGSVYWQYFEDLDKITSAETPLKLSKKLFIERNSDTGPVLIAITDSTSLKVGDKIKVRIELRVDRDMEYVHMKDMRASCMEPVNVLSEYKWQDGLGYYESTKDASTNFFFSQLYKGTYVFEYPLFVTHSGNFSNGITTIQCMYAPEFTAHSEGVRVNVTP; from the coding sequence ATGATAACAAAAAGAATTTTGCTTGCTGTATTACTACTTACAGCTACTCATACCATCATCGCTCAACAAAAAGATTATGCGGCTAATTGGAAAAAAGTTGATCAATTGGAGAAGAAAGGATTAACCAAAAGCGCTTTACAGGAAGTACAAAAAATATATGCGCTCGCTGTAAAAGAGAATAACGATGTACAACAGGTAAAAGCCTGCATTTACCAGGCTAATTACAAAACTGCTTTGCAGGAAGGTAGCGCCCAGTCAAACATTTTCTATTTTGACACATTAGTAAGCAAGGCTAAAGTTCCAGCCAAAAACATTTTGCAGAGTATACAGGCACAATTGTATTGGCAGTTTTTACAAAACAATCGCTATAAATTTTACAATCGCACTCAACTACAAACGGAGAATAGTAAAGACATTACTACCTGGAGCATTGAAAAATTAAGTGCTACCATTGCAACTTTATACAAACAATCGCTTACCAACGAAACTATACTTAAAAAGATCAACATCAATACATATGATGCTATCGTTGTAAAAGGACAGAACACCCTCAAGCTTCGTCCATCCTTGTATGATTTTCTTGCTTTTCGGGCACTCGATTATTTTAATAATGATGAACGTTCTGTAACCAAGCCTGCTTATGAATTTACGATTGATGACGAAGCCTACTTTAAACCCGCTATTGAGTTTACAGGCAGCCATTTTCAAACCAAAGATTCTTCATCCTTATATTTTAATGCCATCTTACTGTTACAGGATATTTTGAAATTCCATTTGTCAGATGCTTCGCCTTCAGCCTTGATCGACGCAGATATTCTACGTTTAAATTTTGTACACGATAAAGCGGTAATGGAAAATAAAGATGAGCTTTTTGAAGGAGCCTTAAGATCGATCGAAACAAAATATCCCAACGATTCTGTTACCGCACAGGCAATGTATTTGCGTGCTGCACTTTACTATCAACATGGACAAAAGTTTGAACCGCTAACCAATACAAAAGATCAATACGAAATAAAACGGGCAAAGGAATTGTGCGAAACCATTGTTCAAAAATTTCCAAAATCAGAAGGTGGCATCAATGCAAAAAACCTGCTCAGTTCTATTACCGAACCATCATTAAAATTAACATCCGAGCAGGTAAACATCCCTTCTCAACCTTTCCGCAATCTTGTTTCTTATAAAAATATCAATACGCTGTATGTGCGTATCATTAAAACATCCCGTGAGGAAATAAAAAAACTGGATCGCAACGATGCTAAAAAATACTGGACAAACATTACAAAACTTAAACCCATAAAAGAATGGAATATTGCATTGCCCAACCTGCAGGATTACCAGCAACATTCAACAGAAATAAAAGCAGATGGATTGGAAGATGGTGTGTACTTTATTTTAGCGAGTCAACAGCCTGATTTTTCACTAACCAAAAATGTATTATCAAAACAAGTAGTGTATGTAAGCAATATCAGCTTTATCCATACAGACAATGATTATTATATTCTCAACAGGGATAGCGGCGAACCTTTATCAAATGCACAGGTACAGGTTTGGGAAAGCAAGTATAACTATACAACCTATCAATACGATCAAACCAAAGCAGAAAAATATACTACTGATAAGAACGGGCATTTTAAACTAAGGAACTCAAAGGATTACAGGAATATTTTACTGCAAATAATTGCAGGTAATGATGAGTTATTTTTAGACAATGAAATGAACAGCAATTCAGTTTATAACAGTTATGCTAAAGAAACAGCTAAGCCTTTTGGATTTTTATTTACCGATCGTAGTATTTACCGACCTGGGCAAACAGTTTATTTTAAAAGTATTTTTGCATCCACTGACAGCGTTACCAAAAAGACCAGTACCGTACAAGGTTTTAACACTACTATATTACTGATGGATGCCAATTTTCAAAAAGCAGCGTCCCTGTCAGTTACAACCAATGAGTTTGGTTCCTGCAACGGAAAATTTGTTTTACCTCAAGGTTTGCTAACCGGGCAATTCTCTATCCGGGATTCTATCACCGGCAGTAATGTTTATTTTAATGTTGAAGAATATAAGCGCCCAAAGTTTTCTGTTGACATTCCTAAACCCAAAGCCACTTATCGTTTAAACGATAGCATTACCGTTACAGGCACGGCAAAAGCGTATGCAGGCAACAATATCGATGGTGCTAAAGTTAGTTATCGTGTGGTTCGCCGAGTACAATATCCTATCTGGTGGGATTATGGTTTTTCATTTAGAAAAACTATTTATAATAATTCCGATGAAATGGAAATTACTAACGGAGAAACAACAACTGATGAGAAAGGAGAATTTACTGTTCATTTTAAAGCAATCCCTGATAAAAGCGTTGATAAAAAAGATGAGCCCATTTTTTATTATGATGTAACTGCTGATATTACTGATAATAATGGCGAAACAAGAAGCGGTAATACTTCCGTAGGGGTTTCTTACCAGACGCTTCAACTAAATATTAATGTAGCCGATAAAATTGCATTGGATAGTTTTAAACAAGCGACTATTAAAAGCACCAATATAAATGATATCGAAGAGAATGCTGCTGTTTCATTTACAATAGAAAAATTAAGATCCCCGGGAAAAATATTCAGAGAAAGATACTGGAATGAGCCCGATCAATTTGTAATGAGCAAAGATGAATACTACGGTTATTTCCCTTATGATATTTATAAGAATGAAAATGAAATAAAGAATTACGATGTACAAAACAAAGTATATGGTATTACGGATTCAACCAATAGAAAACTTATAATTGACAACAAACAATTTTCGACAGGCTATTATAAGCTCACTGCTACTACAAAAGATAAATATGGTGAAGATGTAAAAACAATAAAATATATTCAGTTAACTTCAATCAATACCTCCACAGAAAATTCAATTGAAATAAACAATGATAAACCAACAGCGGAACCCGGAGACAAGGTCAATTATTCTGTCAACACCGGTTTTGATAAGATCTGGACTATTCAATATGCATGCAAGATGAATAGGGATACATTGATTACATATCCTATCATTGGACAAAACAAACCCTTACAATTTACCATACCCATTACAGAAAATGATAGAGGTGGTATTGGATTAAGTATTGCCTTTGTAAAACACAATCGTGTTTATTCATCTGTTAACAACTTAAGTATTCCTTGGAGTAATAAAGACCTGAACATAAGCTTTAATACTTTCAGAGATAAATTATTACCTGGTGCCAATGAAAAATGGAGTGTTAAGATAAGTGGCAATAAAAATGAAAAAGTAGCAGCAGAGATGTTAACTGCAATGTATGATGCATCTTTAGATCAATTTAATCTCCATAGCTGGTATAAGCCAAATGTTTGGCCAAGCTTATATTTTATTATTAACTGGAGTAAAGATGGTTTTAATGATGCAGAATCCCAAGATTATAATACCTATAGCTATATTTCATATGACTATCCGAAGTCTTATGATTATATGTTTGGATTTGAAGATGCTCCATTAAAGAGTGTTCCATATTTTTATTTTAATAGTTCTAAATTTCAATATAAAGGAGATTATAGTGCAGATGAATCCGTTGCAGAAAGACCTACAGGCAATTTCACTAACGCATTGTTAAAAGGAAGAGTTTCAGGAGTTAACATGAAATCTCCCAAACCAAAATTCGATGATGCAGATGGTGATGGCATAGTGGATCAATTGGATAAAACAATCAGTCAGTCCAAACAAATCAACACAACCAATCCTGACAATATTCAAATTCGTAAAAACTTCAACGAAACAGCTTTCTTCTTTCCTGATCTTAAAACCGATGCTCAAGGAAACGTAGAATTTTCATTCACCATTCCTGAAGCACTTACACAATGGAAGCTGATGACATTGGCACATACAAAAGATATGGCAAGCGGTTATATAGAAAGAACATTGGTCACTCAAAAACAATTAATGATACAACCCAATGCGCCAAGATTTTTACGGGAAGGAGATAAAATAGAATTCAGTGCTAAAGTGGTGAATCTTAGTGACAGTATAATTACCGGCAATGCGCAATTGGAGTTAATAGATGCTACTACTGATCAGCCTGTAGATATTTCTTTTGCTAACAAAACAACATTGCAGGATTTCACTGTTCCGGCAGGACAAAGCATTGCAGTTAAATTTCCAATAACAATTCCTGTAAATTTCAACAGCGCTCTAACTTACAGAGTAGTAGCGAAAGCTAATAAGGTTTCAGACGGAGAAGAAAACACCATTCCTGTACTTACCAATCGTACACTTGTTACCGAAAGTTTACCGCTAAATCTTCGTAATACAAATAAGAAAGATTTTAAGTTTGAAAAATTACTAAACAGCGGCAGCAGTAAAACTTTAACCAATCAATCATTAACAATAGAATTTACATCCAATCCGGTTTGGTATGCTGTACAGGCATTGCCTTATTTAATGGAATACCCTTATGAATGTGCAGAGCAAACATTTAATCGTTATTATGCCAATACATTGGCATCTTACGTTAGTAACTCTACTCCAAAAATCAAAGCAGTATTTGAAAAATGGAAAACGATCGATACTGCGGCGTTACAATCGAACTTAGAAAAAAATGAAGAGTTAAAATCCGCTTTACTACAAGAAACGCCCTGGGTATTGGATGCACAAAATGAAGATCAACAAAAGAAAAACATTGCGTTGTTATTCGATATGGTTAAAATGAGCAGCGAAACACAAAAAGCAATCGACAAGTTAAAAGAATTACAAAGCAGCAATGGCGGTTTTGTTTGGTTCAAAGACGGTCCGGATGACAGGTACATTACTCAATATATTGTTGCTGGTATTGGTCACTTAAAGAAACTAAATGCAGTACAGTTATCACAGAACAAAGACCTGTCTGTTATTATCTTAAAAGCAATTCCTTATCTCGATAAAAAGATAAAAGAAGATTACGACAATCTTATAAAATCTAAAGTAAGGCTCAGTAATAATAATTTAAGTTCTATTGCGATTGATTATTTATACATGCGCAGCTTCTTTCCTGAATATAAGATTGCTGCTGCATCTCAAATAGCTTATAATTATTACAAATCTCAAGCGCAAAAATATTGGTTGAACAATAGTAAATACACTCAGGCGATGATCGCATTAAGCTTGAACAGAGCGAATGATAATATCACCTCAAAAGCGATCATTAAATCTTTAAAAGAAAATTCAATCACCAATGAAGAAATGGGCATGTATTGGAAAGAATGGAACACAGGTGGTTATTATTGGTATCAGGCACCGATAGAAAGCCAGGCATTAATGATCGAAGCATTTACAGAAATAGACAAGACACAAGTAACTATTGATGATCTTAAGACATGGCTATTAAAACAAAAGCAAACACAAAACTGGAAAACTACCAAGGCTACATCAGAAGCCTGTTATGCGCTATTATTAACCGGAAGTAAATGGCTGAACGAAGAAAAAACAGTCACTATACATTTAGGCGACACAACAATACAAACCGATCCTAAAAACACAGAAGCAGGTACCGGCTACTTTAAAACAAAAATTACCGGCAATATTATAAAGCCGGAGATGGGAAATATTTCTGTAGCAGTTTCTCCTGCTTCTTCTACAAGCAGTGGCGCCTGGGGTTCAGTCTATTGGCAGTATTTTGAAGACCTGGATAAAATAACGTCTGCAGAAACTCCTCTTAAACTTAGTAAGAAATTATTTATTGAAAGAAACTCAGACACAGGTCCCGTTTTAATTGCTATTACAGATAGCACCAGCTTAAAAGTTGGCGATAAAATAAAAGTGCGTATTGAATTACGTGTTGACAGAGACATGGAATATGTACACATGAAAGACATGCGTGCATCGTGCATGGAACCTGTAAATGTTTTAAGTGAATACAAATGGCAGGATGGATTAGGCTATTACGAAAGCACCAAAGACGCCAGCACTAACTTCTTCTTTAGCCAATTATACAAAGGAACATATGTTTTCGAGTATCCATTATTTGTAACACATAGTGGCAATTTCAGTAATGGCATTACAACTATTCAATGCATGTATGCACCTGAGTTTACCGCACACAGCGAAGGAGTGAGAGTAAATGTTACACCCTAA
- the sucD gene encoding succinate--CoA ligase subunit alpha: MSVLVNKDSKIIVQGFTGTEGTFHATQMIEYGSKVVGGVTPGKGGSTHLDKPVFNTVADAVKTTGANVSIIFVPPAFAADAIMEATDAGIALVICITEGIPVQDMVKVKNYLLGTNTRLIGPNCPGVITAEECKVGIMPGFIFKKGRVGIVSKSGTLTYEAADQVAKAGLGISTAIGIGGDPIIGTPTKEAVELLLNDSETDAIVMIGEIGGGMEAEAARFIKASGNKKPVVGFIAGQTAPPGRRMGHAGAIVGGADDTAAAKMKIMAECGIYVVASPADIGKTIAEVLKK, translated from the coding sequence ATGTCAGTTTTAGTAAATAAAGATTCTAAAATTATTGTACAGGGTTTTACCGGTACAGAAGGTACTTTTCATGCTACGCAAATGATCGAATACGGGTCAAAAGTGGTAGGTGGTGTTACGCCGGGTAAAGGCGGAAGCACTCATTTAGACAAACCTGTGTTCAACACGGTGGCAGATGCTGTAAAAACTACAGGTGCTAACGTTAGTATAATATTTGTGCCGCCGGCATTTGCTGCAGATGCTATCATGGAAGCTACTGATGCCGGTATTGCATTGGTAATTTGCATTACAGAAGGTATTCCTGTGCAGGACATGGTTAAAGTAAAAAATTATTTATTAGGTACTAATACCCGCCTGATCGGGCCAAACTGTCCGGGCGTAATTACTGCCGAAGAATGTAAAGTAGGTATCATGCCGGGCTTTATCTTCAAAAAAGGAAGAGTTGGTATCGTTTCAAAATCAGGTACACTTACTTACGAAGCTGCAGACCAGGTAGCAAAAGCCGGTTTGGGAATTTCTACTGCGATTGGTATCGGTGGCGATCCGATCATCGGAACTCCTACAAAAGAAGCGGTTGAATTATTATTGAACGATAGCGAAACTGATGCGATCGTAATGATCGGTGAAATTGGTGGTGGCATGGAAGCAGAAGCTGCCCGTTTCATTAAAGCATCTGGCAATAAAAAACCTGTTGTAGGCTTTATTGCCGGGCAAACAGCGCCTCCGGGTCGCCGTATGGGACACGCCGGAGCTATTGTTGGCGGTGCTGATGATACAGCCGCTGCTAAAATGAAAATTATGGCTGAATGCGGTATTTATGTAGTGGCAAGCCCTGCAGATATTGGCAAAACCATTGCCGAAGTATTAAAAAAGTAA
- a CDS encoding alpha/beta fold hydrolase has protein sequence MKKIFSTLLILIFTLPVIAQHYPESQTDGKYYTVNGAKLWTVSFGKGDPLFFIAGGPGGTHYGLRDFDTLSSQYTLVYYDGFGRGKSDTAKNVTEYTLDRDIEDLEGLRKAMGYETINVLGHSYGGVVAQGYAIKYPQHVKHLILANTFHSFIMWQENDDNSNREIKENYPEVWDTLMKVRELGAISSDPIHQEIYGKVPYGFLYAYNPQNFIAHGRKPYPNGFNSKLYYQMVGKDGDFIVGSDIGTFDYRQQLKDLKMPILIIGGRYDRVAVPTMMVKYKEYCPQAKFVLFEHSGHNPQVEEPEKEFKLIREFLSK, from the coding sequence ATGAAAAAAATCTTCAGCACATTACTTATTCTCATTTTCACGTTGCCAGTTATTGCGCAACACTATCCCGAAAGTCAGACTGATGGAAAATATTATACGGTGAATGGCGCTAAGCTTTGGACGGTATCTTTCGGTAAAGGCGATCCGCTCTTTTTCATTGCCGGCGGACCTGGTGGTACGCATTACGGATTAAGAGACTTTGATACATTATCCTCTCAATATACATTGGTGTATTATGATGGTTTTGGAAGAGGCAAATCCGATACAGCAAAAAATGTAACAGAGTATACGCTTGACCGTGATATTGAAGACCTGGAAGGTTTACGTAAAGCAATGGGCTATGAAACCATCAATGTTTTGGGGCATTCCTACGGCGGCGTAGTGGCACAAGGCTATGCTATTAAATATCCGCAGCATGTTAAGCATTTGATACTGGCAAACACCTTTCACAGCTTTATCATGTGGCAGGAAAACGATGATAACAGCAATCGTGAAATAAAAGAAAATTATCCTGAAGTGTGGGATACATTAATGAAAGTACGGGAACTAGGTGCTATATCAAGCGATCCAATTCACCAGGAAATTTATGGCAAAGTGCCGTATGGATTTTTATATGCATATAATCCACAAAATTTTATTGCACATGGAAGAAAACCATACCCTAATGGTTTTAATTCAAAGTTGTATTACCAAATGGTAGGCAAAGATGGTGATTTTATTGTAGGCAGCGATATCGGCACCTTTGATTATCGTCAGCAATTAAAAGACCTTAAAATGCCGATACTTATTATTGGCGGTCGTTACGACAGGGTTGCTGTGCCCACCATGATGGTAAAATACAAAGAGTATTGTCCGCAGGCAAAATTTGTATTGTTTGAACACAGCGGTCATAATCCACAGGTAGAAGAACCCGAAAAAGAATTTAAATTGATCCGTGAGTTCTTGAGTAAATAG